The Vibrio agarivorans genome window below encodes:
- a CDS encoding GNAT family N-acetyltransferase → MLVNDKENREYQITLEGPYVALAKYSLDSNVMTIHSTRVPDEVQGKGYGKVMMEAILPDVEQHGYKVIPACSYVAHYINRHPQWQHLLAE, encoded by the coding sequence ATGTTAGTTAATGATAAAGAGAACAGAGAGTACCAGATCACGCTGGAAGGGCCTTATGTCGCACTGGCAAAGTATTCTCTTGATAGTAACGTTATGACCATTCATTCGACACGTGTACCCGATGAAGTTCAAGGGAAGGGGTATGGCAAGGTGATGATGGAAGCGATTCTGCCGGATGTTGAGCAACATGGCTATAAAGTGATACCAGCGTGCAGTTATGTTGCGCATTATATTAACCGTCATCCCCAGTGGCAGCACCTGTTGGCTGAATAG
- a CDS encoding extracellular solute-binding protein has product MIKRPIFTLAALTTCLLSYPAVAEDKELYFYNWSEYIPAEVLNDFTKETGIKVIYSTYEANETMYAKLKTQGGGYDLVVPSTYFVSKMRKENMLRKIDKSKLSNFSGLDENYLYKSFDPENDYSIPYIWGATGIGVNTDMIDKSQLSQWGDLWDEQWQGQLMLMDDSREVFHIALTKLGYSPNTTNPDEIKAAYEELRKLVPNVLVFNSDFPANPYLAGEVSLGMLWNGSAYMAREEGAPIDIVWPEKGAIFWMDSLSIPADAKNVDAAHKMIDYLLLPENAAKVALEIGYPTPVKSAMPLLPDSFTSDENIFPPQAIMDSGSWQDEVGEASVLYDEYFQRLKVDN; this is encoded by the coding sequence ATGATTAAACGCCCTATTTTTACCCTTGCAGCATTAACCACATGTTTACTTTCTTACCCTGCGGTAGCCGAAGACAAAGAACTGTACTTCTACAACTGGTCTGAATACATCCCGGCTGAAGTTCTTAATGATTTCACCAAAGAAACCGGCATCAAAGTCATTTATTCGACCTACGAAGCCAATGAGACCATGTACGCTAAGTTGAAAACGCAAGGCGGCGGTTATGATTTAGTGGTCCCGTCGACCTATTTCGTTTCAAAAATGCGTAAAGAGAACATGCTACGAAAGATCGATAAATCGAAACTGTCGAACTTTTCCGGCTTGGATGAAAACTACCTCTATAAATCCTTTGACCCAGAGAATGACTACTCTATCCCATACATTTGGGGCGCGACCGGTATCGGTGTGAATACTGATATGATTGATAAGTCACAACTGTCTCAATGGGGAGACCTTTGGGACGAACAGTGGCAAGGGCAATTGATGCTGATGGATGATTCGCGTGAAGTTTTCCATATTGCATTGACGAAACTTGGATACTCGCCAAACACAACCAATCCTGATGAAATCAAAGCAGCCTATGAAGAGCTACGCAAGCTGGTACCAAACGTGCTGGTGTTTAACTCTGACTTCCCAGCCAACCCTTATCTCGCAGGTGAAGTGTCATTGGGTATGCTGTGGAATGGTTCAGCCTATATGGCTCGCGAAGAAGGCGCACCGATTGACATCGTATGGCCAGAGAAAGGCGCTATTTTCTGGATGGATAGCTTATCGATTCCAGCTGACGCTAAGAACGTCGACGCTGCTCACAAGATGATTGACTATCTACTTCTCCCAGAGAATGCGGCTAAAGTTGCACTAGAGATTGGCTATCCAACGCCAGTTAAAAGCGCAATGCCTCTACTTCCTGACTCCTTTACCTCCGATGAAAACATCTTTCCTCCGCAAGCCATTATGGACAGTGGAAGTTGGCAAGACGAAGTAGGTGAAGCTAGTGTGCTTTATGATGAATACTTCCAAAGGCTAAAAGTCGACAATTAA
- a CDS encoding extracellular solute-binding protein, with the protein MKKWTTLLAGSACAISLLSQPVFAQDKELVFMNWGPYINSSLLEQFTKETGIKVIYSTYESNETLYAKLKTHNQGYDLVVPSTYFVSKMRDEGMLQKIDHSKLANFSNLDTNYLDKPYDPNNEYSIPHVVAITGLAVNTDMYDPEEFQSWADLWKPELEGQVMLMDDTREVFHIALRKLGYSGNSVDDAQIDEAYAQLQHLMPNVLVFNSDNPGAPYMSGEVGVGMLWNGSAAAAQNEGLPIELVYPKEGGIGWVDNFAISSGAKNVDAAHKMIDFLLRPDVAEQITRDTGYLTAVKASNDKFQHLEALFPSQEDLDNVEWQSAVGDKTSRYEEYFLKLKAGQ; encoded by the coding sequence ATGAAAAAGTGGACTACTCTTTTAGCTGGTAGTGCATGTGCAATATCACTACTTTCTCAACCGGTATTTGCACAAGATAAAGAATTGGTATTCATGAATTGGGGGCCGTACATCAATAGCTCTCTACTCGAACAATTCACAAAAGAAACTGGTATTAAGGTTATTTACTCAACCTATGAGTCAAACGAAACCCTTTATGCCAAGCTAAAAACCCACAATCAGGGTTACGACTTAGTAGTACCTTCTACCTACTTTGTTTCAAAGATGCGCGACGAAGGAATGCTGCAGAAGATTGATCACTCAAAACTAGCGAACTTTTCAAATCTAGACACAAACTATCTCGACAAGCCTTACGATCCAAACAACGAGTATTCGATTCCACACGTGGTTGCGATCACGGGTCTTGCGGTTAATACCGATATGTATGACCCAGAAGAGTTTCAAAGCTGGGCGGACCTTTGGAAGCCAGAGCTAGAAGGTCAAGTTATGTTAATGGACGATACTCGAGAAGTATTCCATATTGCTTTACGTAAGTTGGGCTATTCAGGCAACTCTGTTGATGACGCGCAGATTGACGAAGCCTATGCACAACTGCAGCACCTAATGCCTAACGTTCTAGTATTTAATTCAGATAACCCAGGTGCACCTTATATGTCAGGTGAAGTGGGTGTTGGTATGCTTTGGAATGGATCAGCAGCGGCGGCGCAAAATGAAGGGCTTCCTATTGAACTGGTGTACCCAAAAGAAGGTGGCATTGGCTGGGTTGATAACTTTGCGATCAGCTCAGGTGCGAAAAATGTCGACGCAGCCCATAAGATGATTGATTTCTTACTTCGTCCAGACGTTGCTGAACAAATCACTCGCGATACGGGTTATTTGACTGCGGTAAAAGCATCGAACGACAAGTTCCAACACTTAGAAGCGTTGTTCCCAAGCCAAGAAGATTTGGATAACGTGGAGTGGCAGTCTGCGGTTGGCGATAAAACTTCGCGTTATGAAGAGTACTTCTTAAAGCTAAAAGCGGGTCAATAA